Proteins encoded by one window of Marixanthomonas sp. SCSIO 43207:
- a CDS encoding ABC transporter permease — MKTSTSLTQLALQKFKKNFWGVFSFVFILVCVVVAIFAYALAPDNSQDANQMHLSIHSKAPGFSVQMLTIPSEITSQNSISEFFFGKKNADTEIPISAYKIKDSTLQATLYTSDSSEGLQKEYALHLFSQAQQVKHIPEHYISEKKFLLGTDKYGRDLLSRMLIGIRISLGIGFIAVLISLIIGVSLGAIAGYFGGKVDAAIMWIINVTWSIPTLLLVIAITLALGKGFWQVFIAVGLTMWVEVARVVRGQVMSVKQMQYVTAARALGFNDFRIITKHILPNAMAPVIIISAANFASAILIESGLSFLGIGAQPPMPSWGGIIKDHYAYIVLGKPWLAIVPGLAIMSLVTAFMLIGNALRDALDVKS; from the coding sequence GTGAAAACCTCTACCTCATTAACCCAATTAGCGCTCCAAAAGTTCAAAAAGAACTTTTGGGGCGTTTTTAGTTTTGTTTTTATACTAGTGTGTGTGGTCGTTGCTATTTTTGCCTACGCCTTGGCGCCAGACAACTCTCAAGATGCAAATCAAATGCACTTATCTATTCATTCAAAAGCACCTGGATTTTCAGTACAGATGCTTACAATTCCTTCTGAAATAACTTCTCAAAATTCAATTTCAGAGTTTTTCTTCGGAAAAAAGAATGCTGATACTGAAATTCCTATTTCAGCATATAAAATTAAAGATTCAACCTTACAAGCTACCTTATATACAAGTGACTCATCTGAAGGATTGCAAAAAGAATATGCATTACATTTATTTTCTCAAGCTCAACAAGTAAAACACATACCTGAGCACTACATTTCAGAAAAAAAGTTTTTGCTCGGAACTGATAAGTACGGCCGTGATTTGTTGAGTAGAATGCTTATAGGCATACGCATTTCATTAGGTATTGGGTTTATTGCTGTGTTAATTTCATTAATCATTGGTGTGAGTCTAGGTGCAATAGCTGGATATTTTGGCGGAAAAGTAGACGCAGCCATAATGTGGATTATCAATGTAACGTGGTCTATACCTACTTTACTGTTGGTAATAGCCATCACATTGGCTCTAGGAAAGGGTTTTTGGCAAGTTTTTATAGCTGTAGGACTCACTATGTGGGTTGAAGTAGCTCGGGTAGTGCGAGGTCAAGTTATGAGCGTTAAGCAAATGCAGTATGTAACTGCTGCCAGAGCATTAGGATTTAATGACTTTCGTATTATCACAAAGCATATTTTACCAAATGCTATGGCTCCTGTTATCATAATTTCGGCAGCAAACTTTGCTTCTGCTATTTTAATTGAAAGTGGGTTAAGCTTTTTAGGTATTGGAGCACAGCCTCCCATGCCTAGTTGGGGAGGAATTATAAAAGACCACTACGCGTATATTGTTTTAGGAAAACCTTGGCTTGCAATAGTGCCGGGATTGGCTATTATGAGTCTTGTAACAGCTTTTATGCTTATAGGAAACGCCCTCCGCGATGCTCTAGACGTAAAGAGTTAA
- a CDS encoding metallophosphoesterase: MALRWIIFIVVYILVDIYAFQALKTISRNNWLYSAWIVISLVLLGALIYELGIVDSDRNMSVSRMYVFGFFLAVFVPKLILIIIMFGEDIFRLFSGLYTKINSNDSFYLPSRRKFVSTIALGLAAIPFASLLYGMYKGRYNYKVLKYALEFDDLPEAFHGYTLTQISDIHSGSFSDEEKVKYAVDLVNQQKSDIILFTGDLVNNLAEEMQRWKTTFSSLKAADGVYSVLGNHDYGDYVNWNSQSEKAENLSQLKQLQKEMGWDLLLNENRTLSKNGEQIKLIGVENWGEGGFKKAGDLKKASEGVSKEDFKIVMSHDPSHWQSQIKTDERNYQLTLSGHTHGMQFGIEIPGVIRWSPVKYRYENWAGIYEELGRYINVNRGFGFLGYPGRVGIWPEITVIQLKKKGKDA, from the coding sequence ATGGCGCTACGTTGGATCATTTTCATTGTTGTTTACATTCTAGTTGATATTTATGCTTTTCAAGCATTAAAAACTATATCGCGTAATAACTGGCTCTATTCTGCCTGGATTGTTATTTCGTTAGTATTATTAGGAGCATTAATTTATGAACTAGGTATTGTAGATTCAGACAGAAATATGAGTGTAAGCCGAATGTATGTTTTTGGGTTTTTTCTAGCGGTTTTTGTGCCCAAACTCATATTAATAATCATTATGTTTGGTGAAGATATTTTTCGCCTATTTTCAGGTTTATATACCAAAATAAATAGTAATGATTCTTTCTATTTACCATCAAGAAGAAAATTTGTAAGCACCATAGCTCTTGGTCTAGCGGCTATTCCCTTTGCTTCTTTACTTTACGGAATGTATAAAGGAAGGTATAATTATAAAGTATTGAAATATGCTCTAGAGTTTGATGATTTACCTGAGGCATTTCACGGGTATACACTTACACAAATAAGTGATATTCACAGTGGCAGTTTCAGTGACGAAGAAAAAGTAAAATATGCTGTAGATTTAGTAAATCAACAAAAAAGTGATATTATTCTTTTTACAGGTGATTTGGTAAATAATTTAGCTGAAGAAATGCAACGTTGGAAAACTACCTTTTCTTCTTTAAAAGCAGCAGATGGAGTGTATTCAGTTTTAGGAAATCACGATTATGGAGACTATGTAAACTGGAATTCACAATCCGAAAAAGCAGAAAACCTTTCTCAATTAAAACAATTACAAAAAGAAATGGGATGGGATTTACTGCTTAATGAAAACCGCACCCTTTCAAAAAATGGAGAGCAGATAAAGCTCATAGGTGTTGAGAATTGGGGCGAAGGAGGGTTTAAAAAAGCTGGCGATCTTAAAAAGGCTTCTGAAGGTGTTTCAAAAGAAGACTTTAAAATTGTGATGAGTCACGATCCATCACACTGGCAATCTCAAATAAAAACAGATGAAAGAAATTACCAACTTACATTAAGCGGTCATACGCACGGAATGCAGTTTGGTATAGAAATTCCCGGTGTAATAAGATGGAGCCCTGTAAAATATCGATATGAAAATTGGGCAGGAATTTATGAAGAGCTAGGAAGATATATAAATGTGAATCGAGGATTTGGATTTTTAGGGTATCCAGGACGAGTAGGAATTTGGCCCGAAATAACTGTAATTCAACTTAAAAAGAAAGGGAAGGACGCATAA
- a CDS encoding co-chaperone YbbN, which translates to MSKFGELIETKLPVLLAFFADRHEASKEMHPILRDAAATLGNKAKVIKIDVDKNQELAEALRVKALPTLMIYKNGEMKWRQSGEQDANTLVELVKEYL; encoded by the coding sequence ATGTCAAAATTTGGAGAATTAATCGAAACTAAGCTGCCAGTACTATTAGCTTTTTTTGCTGATAGACACGAAGCTTCAAAAGAGATGCACCCTATACTTCGGGATGCAGCTGCTACGCTTGGCAATAAAGCAAAAGTCATTAAAATAGACGTAGATAAAAATCAAGAATTAGCTGAAGCACTTCGCGTAAAGGCTTTGCCCACGCTTATGATCTACAAAAATGGTGAAATGAAATGGCGCCAAAGCGGTGAACAAGATGCCAACACTCTTGTTGAACTTGTTAAAGAATACCTGTAA
- a CDS encoding nitroreductase, which yields MISEHIRSRRSVFPVQYNNTPISKEEIEKILETANWAPTHRKTEPWRFKVFHSESSRQQLADFLSKTYKEIAESPSEFKQKKIAEKPMQSACVIAICMQRDTKESVPEWEEVAATAMAVQNMWLTAQEMNIGAYWSSPALKDHLHKLVTFQEGEQCLGFFYMGKYDEVLLEGQRKTSIEEKTEWI from the coding sequence ATGATTTCAGAACACATTCGGTCTAGAAGATCGGTTTTTCCAGTTCAATATAACAATACACCTATTTCAAAAGAAGAAATTGAAAAAATTCTCGAAACTGCAAATTGGGCTCCTACACATAGAAAAACAGAACCTTGGCGTTTTAAGGTTTTCCATTCAGAAAGTTCTAGACAACAATTAGCAGACTTTTTATCAAAAACATATAAGGAAATAGCAGAAAGCCCTTCAGAATTTAAACAAAAAAAAATAGCTGAAAAGCCAATGCAATCTGCTTGCGTTATTGCTATTTGTATGCAGCGTGACACCAAAGAATCTGTACCAGAATGGGAAGAGGTAGCGGCTACAGCAATGGCTGTTCAAAATATGTGGTTAACCGCTCAAGAAATGAATATTGGTGCTTATTGGAGTTCGCCGGCTTTAAAAGATCATTTACATAAACTTGTTACATTTCAAGAGGGTGAACAATGTTTAGGTTTTTTCTATATGGGAAAATATGATGAGGTTTTGCTAGAAGGACAAAGAAAAACTTCAATTGAAGAAAAAACAGAATGGATTTAA
- a CDS encoding DUF456 domain-containing protein — protein sequence MEIVLLVLGLVLMLVGILGSILPVLPGVPISWLGLVVLYLAPSIEFDWVFITVTGIVAIGLYILDYVIPAMGTKKFGGSKAGAWGTTIGLVIGIIAPIPFGILIGPFIGALVGELLFNKTEGTLAFKAAIGSFIGFLASTFIKFLATVVYLGLFIYKVWVFRDLLF from the coding sequence ATGGAAATAGTTTTACTTGTTTTAGGCTTGGTATTAATGCTGGTTGGTATTTTGGGAAGTATATTACCCGTTTTACCGGGCGTTCCTATAAGTTGGTTAGGATTAGTGGTTCTCTACCTAGCTCCTTCAATTGAGTTTGATTGGGTATTTATAACCGTAACCGGAATTGTAGCAATTGGTTTATATATTCTAGATTATGTAATTCCTGCGATGGGCACTAAAAAATTTGGCGGAAGCAAAGCCGGAGCTTGGGGGACCACTATTGGCTTGGTAATTGGTATCATTGCCCCTATCCCCTTTGGAATACTAATAGGCCCCTTTATAGGTGCTCTGGTAGGTGAGTTGTTGTTTAATAAAACCGAAGGTACATTAGCTTTTAAAGCTGCAATTGGTTCTTTTATTGGATTTTTAGCCTCAACCTTTATAAAGTTTTTGGCAACCGTAGTGTACTTGGGTTTGTTTATTTATAAAGTATGGGTGTTTAGAGATTTACTTTTTTAA
- a CDS encoding BlaI/MecI/CopY family transcriptional regulator, producing MKQLTKAEEDIMHILWQLGEANVAAIIDELPEPKPAYNTVSTIVRILENKDFVDYRKEGRGHTYFPKVKKSEYSNQSINKLVDGYFQGSFKSMVSFFMKKNDISIHELETIMKEINKEEKS from the coding sequence ATGAAGCAACTTACAAAGGCAGAAGAAGATATTATGCATATTCTCTGGCAACTAGGAGAAGCAAATGTTGCAGCTATTATTGATGAGCTGCCAGAACCCAAACCCGCGTACAATACTGTGTCAACGATTGTTAGGATTTTAGAAAACAAAGATTTTGTTGATTACAGAAAAGAAGGCCGTGGTCATACTTACTTTCCGAAAGTAAAAAAGTCTGAGTATAGCAATCAATCGATTAACAAGCTGGTAGATGGATATTTTCAAGGTTCATTTAAAAGTATGGTTTCGTTTTTTATGAAAAAAAATGACATCAGTATCCATGAGCTAGAAACGATTATGAAAGAAATTAATAAAGAAGAAAAGTCATGA
- a CDS encoding M56 family metallopeptidase, producing the protein MIHYILQTIAFQLLFLIVYDLFLKKETFFSWNRIYLLITPILSFVLPLFKIEAFRNAVPEQYLIQLPAVMVGKNTPQEAIALDPVTISQMDTSILSLSTILQTIWIFGAFIALVIFTAKLYRFYTLKQSGTQAKLDNYHLIYLPNSTAAFSFFNTVFIGNNLSKSEQENILIHEKVHATHKHTIDLLFFEFLRIICWFNPLVYVFQKKITELQEFIADREVAKQQSNKQYYQSLLSQVFQTSSISFTNTFFNQSLIKKRIVMLQKSKSKKIFQLKYLLLIPVVCGMLFYTSCTNDADTVKDEANLVSSTDESEVMTKINELSEAIMKKGNLTPEEEKALQFLATKANPGDRVYTSVEEYLDESKDIMDVPFGTIDKVPTYPGCEGLSNEEAKKCMSNKIIKLAQENFNTKVAKNAGLTGKQRIFVQFKIDKQGNVTDVRARAPHPNLEAEALRVVNKIPQMQPGEENGKKVNVLYSLPILFIVE; encoded by the coding sequence ATGATACATTACATTTTACAAACTATCGCTTTTCAACTATTGTTTTTAATAGTATATGATCTATTTCTGAAAAAGGAAACTTTTTTTAGCTGGAACAGAATTTACTTATTAATCACTCCTATATTAAGCTTTGTATTACCGTTGTTTAAAATTGAAGCATTTCGTAATGCTGTTCCGGAACAGTATTTAATACAACTTCCGGCAGTGATGGTGGGTAAAAATACTCCTCAGGAGGCTATTGCTTTAGATCCGGTTACTATTTCACAAATGGATACTTCAATTTTATCTCTTTCTACAATACTTCAAACTATATGGATATTTGGGGCTTTTATAGCACTCGTCATTTTTACTGCAAAACTGTATCGTTTTTATACCTTAAAACAAAGCGGAACACAAGCAAAACTTGATAATTACCATTTAATTTACCTGCCCAATAGTACAGCTGCTTTTTCATTTTTTAATACCGTTTTTATAGGGAACAACCTTTCAAAAAGTGAACAAGAAAATATTTTAATACACGAGAAGGTACATGCAACACATAAGCATACTATAGACTTGTTGTTTTTTGAATTCTTACGCATTATCTGCTGGTTTAACCCGTTGGTATATGTGTTTCAGAAAAAAATAACCGAGTTGCAAGAGTTTATAGCAGATAGAGAAGTTGCAAAACAGCAATCCAACAAGCAATATTATCAAAGTTTATTGTCGCAAGTGTTTCAAACCTCGTCAATATCTTTTACAAATACATTTTTCAATCAATCATTAATCAAAAAACGAATCGTTATGTTACAAAAATCAAAATCAAAGAAAATATTTCAACTAAAGTATTTATTACTTATCCCCGTCGTTTGTGGAATGCTGTTTTACACCTCGTGTACAAATGATGCAGATACTGTTAAGGATGAAGCCAATCTTGTTTCTAGTACAGATGAGAGCGAGGTGATGACAAAAATAAATGAGCTTTCTGAAGCTATTATGAAAAAAGGTAATTTAACTCCTGAAGAAGAGAAAGCACTTCAATTTTTAGCTACAAAAGCAAATCCGGGAGATAGGGTTTATACCTCTGTCGAAGAATATCTAGATGAAAGTAAAGATATAATGGACGTTCCATTTGGAACCATTGACAAAGTACCCACCTATCCAGGTTGTGAAGGTTTGAGCAATGAAGAAGCCAAAAAATGTATGTCTAATAAAATTATAAAACTGGCGCAGGAAAACTTCAATACTAAAGTAGCTAAGAATGCCGGATTGACTGGAAAACAACGCATCTTTGTCCAGTTTAAAATAGACAAACAAGGAAACGTGACAGATGTGCGAGCTCGTGCACCACATCCTAATTTAGAAGCTGAAGCGCTTCGCGTAGTGAATAAAATCCCGCAGATGCAACCTGGCGAAGAGAATGGGAAAAAAGTAAATGTACTGTATTCCCTTCCAATATTATTTATAGTTGAATAG
- a CDS encoding glycosyltransferase, with the protein MMYLGFILLSLYLFLLLYVWIGVVKLKPFVLEKKNPKNAFSIVIPFRNEAEHLPQLVHSLKQLNYPHELFEVLFVDDASEDDSVFELSNALKNCVFPFKIIRNKRVSASPKKDAITLAVAKAKNQWILTTDADCIVPKNWLHCFDAYIHKTNLHMVCGPVFYSSNGSFLQNFQQFDGLSLQAVTIGGFGHKHEILCNGANIAFKKETFNQVNGYNGNNHIASGDDIFLLEKFKLHIPNSVGFLNTKHALVTTQPEHTFNQIINQRVRWASKTTKQQNWIPKAIGLLVFAMNLYMALGWIYVFTDLKFLTFYLFVFLIKILVDGFLIFSVGTFFSKKTVSSSSLFQFLISSFLYPISTVVVCILSLLGTYQWKGRSFKT; encoded by the coding sequence ATGATGTATTTGGGATTTATTTTACTTAGCCTATATCTTTTTTTATTACTGTATGTATGGATAGGTGTGGTGAAATTAAAACCATTTGTTTTAGAAAAAAAGAATCCAAAAAATGCATTTTCTATTGTTATTCCGTTTCGAAATGAAGCTGAACACCTTCCGCAACTAGTTCACTCATTAAAGCAGCTCAATTATCCTCACGAGCTCTTTGAGGTTTTATTTGTTGATGATGCATCTGAAGATGATTCGGTTTTTGAGCTTTCAAATGCATTAAAAAATTGTGTTTTTCCTTTTAAAATAATTAGAAATAAACGGGTTTCGGCTTCTCCCAAAAAAGATGCCATTACCCTCGCAGTAGCTAAAGCAAAAAACCAGTGGATACTCACTACAGATGCCGACTGTATAGTTCCAAAAAACTGGTTGCATTGTTTTGATGCATATATTCACAAAACAAATTTGCACATGGTTTGTGGCCCGGTTTTTTACTCAAGTAATGGAAGTTTTTTACAAAATTTTCAACAATTTGATGGATTGAGTTTACAAGCTGTAACAATAGGCGGATTTGGACATAAGCATGAAATATTATGCAATGGAGCTAATATTGCTTTTAAAAAAGAAACTTTTAATCAAGTTAACGGCTATAACGGTAACAATCACATTGCTAGTGGTGATGATATATTTTTATTAGAAAAATTTAAACTTCATATACCAAATTCGGTTGGTTTTTTAAACACTAAACACGCTTTGGTAACTACACAACCAGAACATACTTTCAACCAAATAATCAATCAACGCGTACGTTGGGCTTCTAAAACTACAAAACAGCAAAATTGGATACCTAAAGCTATTGGACTGTTAGTTTTTGCTATGAATTTGTATATGGCATTGGGCTGGATATATGTTTTTACCGATTTAAAATTTCTTACTTTTTACCTGTTTGTTTTTTTAATTAAAATTTTGGTAGATGGCTTTTTAATTTTTTCAGTAGGTACTTTTTTTAGTAAAAAAACAGTGTCAAGTTCATCATTATTTCAGTTTTTAATAAGTAGTTTTTTATATCCCATAAGCACGGTTGTTGTTTGCATACTTAGTCTTTTAGGCACTTACCAATGGAAAGGCAGGAGTTTTAAGACATAG
- a CDS encoding lysylphosphatidylglycerol synthase domain-containing protein → MRMVLHKSKQYWLVALKVLVLACTFAYIFHKISSQEKIPWSAFVSEIKGNQIGFIILFITLALINWTFEILKWKTLASKIKNISFTEAIKQTLSSLTVSLPTPNRIGEYGAKAFFYASEKRKEVIFLNFVGNTFQMFVTCFFGIVGLYYFLQNHSLPASSTNVILLCVFLLLICFLGYFFRRKQLIIKGLSVLRMFNYVKRLPSSIKTKVLLFSVFRYVIFGFLFYQLLVFFGANVSFIEALPYIFVMYFLVSIVPSFLLFDVVIRGGVAVWLFSLIGVAELKILSAVFSMWILNFIIPALLGSYFVITYKRNLL, encoded by the coding sequence ATGCGAATGGTATTGCACAAATCTAAACAATATTGGCTGGTTGCCCTAAAAGTTTTGGTGCTTGCATGTACTTTTGCGTATATCTTTCATAAAATTTCTTCACAAGAAAAAATACCATGGAGCGCTTTTGTTTCTGAAATTAAAGGTAACCAAATTGGGTTTATAATACTCTTTATAACATTGGCTCTTATCAATTGGACCTTTGAAATATTGAAATGGAAAACACTAGCTTCAAAGATTAAAAACATTTCATTTACCGAAGCTATAAAACAAACTTTAAGTTCACTAACAGTCTCATTACCTACACCTAACCGAATTGGAGAATATGGCGCAAAAGCATTTTTTTATGCTTCAGAAAAAAGAAAAGAAGTTATTTTTTTAAACTTTGTAGGCAATACTTTTCAAATGTTTGTCACTTGCTTTTTTGGCATTGTGGGATTGTATTACTTTTTACAAAATCATTCATTACCTGCTTCAAGTACAAATGTAATTTTACTTTGTGTTTTCCTTCTGTTGATTTGTTTTTTGGGTTATTTTTTTAGAAGAAAGCAGCTGATAATTAAAGGGTTATCTGTTTTAAGAATGTTTAATTATGTAAAAAGGCTACCTTCAAGTATCAAAACAAAAGTGCTTCTATTTTCGGTTTTTAGGTATGTGATTTTTGGATTTTTATTTTACCAACTTTTAGTTTTTTTTGGAGCTAATGTGAGTTTTATTGAAGCGCTGCCTTACATTTTTGTAATGTATTTTTTAGTCTCTATAGTACCCTCATTTTTGCTTTTTGATGTTGTAATACGAGGCGGGGTTGCTGTATGGCTTTTTTCACTTATTGGCGTTGCTGAATTAAAAATACTTTCGGCAGTATTTTCAATGTGGATTTTAAATTTTATCATTCCTGCGTTATTGGGAAGTTATTTTGTAATCACTTATAAGCGTAATCTTTTATGA
- the ruvC gene encoding crossover junction endodeoxyribonuclease RuvC, giving the protein MSSEKIILGIDPGTTIMGFGLIKVVGKKMQFMQLNELQLKKHSDHYVKLKLIFERTIELIDTYHPDEIAIEAPFFGKNVQSMLKLGRAQGVAMAAGLSRQVPITEYSPKKIKMAITGNGNASKEQVAKMLQSTLDLKTLPKNLDSTDGLAAAVCHFYNEGRIETGKSYSGWAAFVKQNEDRVGDK; this is encoded by the coding sequence ATGAGTTCAGAAAAAATAATCTTAGGGATTGATCCCGGTACAACTATTATGGGTTTTGGACTTATAAAAGTAGTTGGAAAAAAGATGCAGTTTATGCAATTGAATGAACTTCAGCTTAAAAAACACAGTGATCATTACGTAAAACTTAAACTTATTTTTGAACGTACCATTGAGCTTATTGACACGTATCATCCAGATGAGATTGCTATTGAAGCACCTTTCTTTGGAAAAAATGTACAATCTATGCTTAAACTGGGAAGGGCTCAAGGCGTTGCGATGGCTGCCGGATTATCACGACAAGTGCCTATTACAGAATATTCTCCAAAAAAAATAAAAATGGCAATTACCGGTAATGGAAATGCCAGCAAAGAACAAGTTGCAAAAATGTTACAAAGCACGCTAGACTTAAAAACACTACCAAAAAACCTCGATAGTACAGATGGTCTTGCAGCAGCAGTTTGTCATTTTTATAATGAAGGCCGTATTGAAACAGGAAAAAGTTATAGCGGTTGGGCAGCTTTTGTAAAGCAGAATGAAGATAGAGTGGGCGACAAATAG
- the serS gene encoding serine--tRNA ligase, with product MLQVHEIREKKDEFIQALAKRGLDAKDDLEAVINADEHRRNTQTKLDETLAQSNKFSKEIGMLFKNGETEKANALKEQTTQLKQDSKTLQEELNTAEDKLQQLLYSLPNVPHERVPAGNNEDDNEEVFKEGDIPTLDEGSLPHWELAKKYDLIDFELGVKVTGAGFPIYKGKGARLQRALITYFLDKNTNAGYTEYQVPLMVNEASGYGTGQLPDKEGQMYHVTNDDLYMIPTSEVPITNMFRNDLLMHNDLPITCTGYTPCFRREAGSYGAHVRGLNRLHQFDKVEIVRVEHPETSYKALEGMVEHIQTILRELKLPYRILRLCGGDLGFTAALTYDFEVFSTAQDRWLEISSVSNFETFQANRLKLRFKDKDGTNKLAHTLNGSSLALPRVMAGILENYQTPDGIKVPEVLVPYCGFDIIN from the coding sequence ATGTTACAAGTACACGAAATCCGCGAAAAAAAGGATGAATTTATCCAAGCGCTTGCCAAAAGAGGCCTTGACGCAAAAGATGATCTAGAAGCTGTGATCAATGCAGATGAACACCGCAGAAACACACAAACCAAACTAGATGAAACATTAGCACAGTCCAATAAATTTTCCAAAGAAATTGGGATGCTTTTCAAAAACGGTGAAACTGAAAAAGCAAATGCTTTAAAAGAACAGACTACCCAGCTTAAACAAGACTCAAAAACACTTCAAGAAGAGTTAAACACTGCCGAAGATAAGCTACAACAACTGTTATACAGCTTACCAAATGTGCCACACGAAAGAGTACCGGCAGGAAATAATGAAGATGATAACGAAGAAGTGTTTAAAGAAGGTGACATCCCAACACTTGATGAGGGTTCATTGCCACATTGGGAATTGGCAAAAAAATACGATTTAATTGATTTTGAATTGGGTGTAAAAGTCACTGGAGCCGGCTTTCCTATTTATAAAGGAAAAGGCGCAAGGTTACAACGTGCATTAATCACATATTTTTTAGATAAAAATACAAATGCTGGATATACCGAATATCAAGTTCCATTAATGGTAAATGAAGCGTCAGGCTACGGAACCGGACAATTACCCGATAAAGAAGGACAAATGTACCATGTTACAAACGATGATTTGTATATGATACCTACTTCTGAAGTTCCTATAACAAATATGTTTCGCAATGATTTGTTGATGCATAATGATTTGCCTATAACCTGTACCGGTTATACGCCTTGTTTCAGAAGAGAAGCAGGAAGTTATGGCGCTCACGTACGTGGTTTAAACAGGTTGCATCAATTTGATAAAGTTGAAATTGTACGTGTTGAACATCCCGAAACGAGTTATAAAGCACTTGAAGGGATGGTTGAACACATACAAACTATATTGCGTGAATTAAAATTACCGTATCGTATTTTACGACTTTGCGGCGGTGATTTAGGTTTTACAGCAGCACTAACCTATGACTTTGAAGTATTTTCTACTGCACAAGACCGGTGGCTAGAAATTTCTTCTGTATCAAATTTTGAAACATTTCAAGCCAATAGACTAAAACTTCGTTTTAAGGACAAAGACGGAACCAATAAACTAGCTCACACCTTAAACGGAAGTTCATTAGCATTGCCGCGAGTAATGGCAGGAATTCTAGAAAATTATCAAACCCCAGACGGAATCAAAGTACCAGAAGTTTTGGTACCATATTGCGGTTTTGACATAATAAACTAA